In Fusarium falciforme chromosome 10, complete sequence, a single genomic region encodes these proteins:
- a CDS encoding Catalase domain-containing protein, whose product MAPVYTLAEGKAPSLRAARKATQRAAGCPQPSNATSVQLRNGSGGGLVLLQDTQLLETLAHFARERIPERVVHAKAAGAYGELEVTDDCSDLTSANFLSAVGKKTKCLLRISTVGPERGSADTVRDVHGWAMKLYTDDGNLDFVFNNTPVFFIRDPVKFPSLNRSHKRHPKTNMPDADMFWEYASFHVGNPEGIHELMHLFSDRGTPASLRTMNAYSGHTYKLTKDDGSFSYIKMHIKSQLGVKNLDRKTATKIAGENPDYLVHDLFEAIEKKEYPKWDVFVQVMSPEQAENYKWNIFDMTKVWPHGDFPLRKIAQLTLNENPRNYFTDIEQAAFSPSTMVPGWAPSADPVLQARMFSYPDAARYRLGTNYQMLPTNAAKSPVYCPFQRDGFMNFGTNYGDDPNYIGSMLKPITFRTTAAGGTISPTFTNHEKWVGEVSNFTTTVGPEDFEQAIGLWKVLGRDKGHQERFIDNVADNVANVKNDKLRSMVYGKSRSHISFHGSTRIWVRASARQLSSSGPKLSSVSMCSIHRRDEQWKHKARIKW is encoded by the exons ATGGCCCCCGTCTACACCCTGGCCGAAGGTAAGGCCCCGAGTCTCAGGGCCGCAAGAAAGGCAACTCAGCGTGCTGCAGGGTGCCCCCAGCCTAGCAACGCAACCAGTGTCCAGTTGCGGAATGGCTCCGGCGGAGGTCTCGTCCTACTTCAGGACACACAGTTGCTCGAGACCTTAGCACATTTTGCTCGCGAGCGAATTCCTGAACG TGTCGTTCACGCGAAAGCAGCAGG CGCATACGGCGAACTCGAAGTTACAGATGACTGCTCCGACCTTACCTCGGCCAACTTCCTCAGCGCTGTTggcaagaagaccaagtGTCTTCTTCGCATCTCGACTGTCGGGCCTGAGCGAGGATCTGCTGATACAGTTCGCGATGTGCACGGTTGGGCGATGAAGCTCTACACCGACGATGGCAATCTTGATTTTGTATTCAACAACACG CCCGTCTTTTTCATCAGGGATCCTGTCAAGTTTCCGTCTCTGAACCGGTCTCACAAGCGACATCCCAAGACCAACATGCCGGATGCTGATATG TTCTGGGAGTATGCTAG TTTCCACGTCGGCAATCCTGAAGGCATCCACGAGCTCATGCATCTGTTTAGCGACCGTGGCACTCCAGCTTCCCTCCGTACTATGAATGCCTACAGCGGCCACACTTACAAGTTGACCAAGGAT GACGGTTCTTTCAGCTACATCAAGATGCACATCAAGAGCCAGCTTGGCGTCAAGAACCTCGATCGAAAGACCGCTACTAAAATCGCCGGCGAAAACCCCGACTACCTCGTACACGATCTCTTCGAAGCGATCGAGAAGAAAGAATATCCGAAATGGGACGTGTTTGTGCAAGTCATGAGCCCCGAGCAGGCCGAGAACTACAAATGGAACATTTTCGACATGACCAAGGTCTGGCCGCACGGGGACTTTCCTCTTCGCAAGATTGCACAGCTGACTTTGAACGAAAAC CCGCGCAACTACTTTACCGATATTGAACAAGCTGCCTTCTCGCCTTCGACCATGGTTCCAGGATGGGCGCCATCTGCTGACCCAG TGCTGCAAGCCCGTATGTTCTCGTACCCCGACGCCGCCCGTTATCGACTCGGAACAAACTACCAAATGCTCCCAACCAATGCTGCAAAGTCTCCAGTCTACTGCCCATTCCAACGAGACGGATTCATGAACTTTGGAACCAACTACGGTGACGACCCGAACTACATCGGTTCCATGCTCAAGCCTATCACATTCAGGACGACAGCCGCTGGAGGGACGATTTCGCCCACCTTTACCAACCACGAGAAATGGGTTGGAGAGGTTTCCAACTTCACCACCACTGTCGGACCTGAAGACTTTGAGCAGGCAATTGGGCTCTGGAAGGTTCTGGGGAGGGATAAGGGGCATCAGGAGAGATTCATTGACAATGTTGCCGACAATGTCGCAAACGTCAAGAATGACAAGCTTCGGAGCATGGTTTATGGCAAGTCGAGGTCACAC ATCTCTTTTCACGGGTCGACTCGGATCTGGGTGCGCGCATCCGCGAGGCAGTTGAGCTCATCAGGTCCAAAGCTTAGCTCCGTATCGATGTGCTCCATTCATAGACGGGATGAACAATGGAAACACAAGGCTAGAATCAAATGGTGA
- a CDS encoding NmrA domain-containing protein — MRTWSGLADFVVISNDRKRKFFCNIRLFNVIHRLLLFRGLVIKRGGAAHGHRVHHHHLHHPHSTLSTLTPNNSSAMSPAIVIAGATGNTGRNTTETLSRLIASKSFLSDYKILALTRSANGDAAKQLAKLPNVEVVEMAWTEVTADWLRENNVVRAFIASHMLPTQFSEESTFHVAALKAGVKYVVRISTTAANTRPDSLAYYPRTHWAIESLLASPEFSTMQWTSLQPNAFIPIFLNTAVQFVKDFRETGKQGILRLMSNEDAPVAPIDANEIGAIAAHLLVEEDPSRHNKAKYVLNGPVDITGKQVVELVEQAIGTKVGNVVFKDTSFIDHMVMAAPPEFQFIMKSIVHSLDASWEGKCSTSTTSKEMLELGLLKLTPAEAFKALIQ, encoded by the coding sequence ATGCGGACTTGGAGCGGGCTTGCGGACTTTGTTGTCATCTCGAATGATCGCAAAAGGAAATTCTTTTGTAATATACGATTGTTTAACGTTATTCATAGATTGCTCTTGTTTCGGGGGCTGGTTATAAAAAGGGGTGGTGCTGCACATGGACATCGAgtacaccaccaccacttgCATCACCCACACAGTACCCTGTCTACTCTTACTCCCAACAACTCATCAGCTATGTCTCCTGCAATTGTCATCGCTGGCGCCACTGGCAACACTGGTCGAAACACGACCGAAACCCTATCACGACTTATTGCCTCCAAGAGCTTTCTCTCTGACTACAAGATCCTCGCCCTCACCCGCTCCGCCAACGGAGACGCAGCCAAGCAGTTGGCCAAGCTGCCAAACGTCGAGGTCGTGGAGATGGCCTGGACCGAGGTGACGGCCGATTGGCTTCGCGAAAACAATGTCGTTAGGGCATTTATAGCATCGCACATGCTGCCAACTCAGTTTTCCGAAGAGTCGACATTCCACGTTGCCGCTCTCAAAGCAGGTGTCAAGTATGTCGTTCGAATCTCGACCACGGCTGCAAACACACGCCCTGACAGTCTGGCGTACTACCCAAGAACGCACTGGGCGATTGAAAGCTTGCTGGCCTCGCCAGAGTTCAGCACTATGCAGTGGACTTCGCTGCAGCCTAATGCCTTCATCCCGATCTTCCTTAACACCGCGGTGCAATTTGTCAAGGACTTCCGCGAGACCGGAAAGCAGGGTATTCTGAGGCTAATGTCAAACGAGGATGCACCTGTCGCTCCTATTGATGCTAACGAGATCGGGGCTATCGCCGCTCACTTGttggtcgaggaggatccAAGCCGACACAACAAGGCAAAGTACGTCTTGAACGGGCCAGTGGACATTACGGGCAAGCAGGTTGTCGAATTGGTTGAACAAGCGATTGGCACCAAAGTCGGAAACGTTGTTTTCAAGGATACGTCTTTTATTGACCACATGGTTATGGCGGCACCTCCGGAATTTCAATTCATTATGAAGTCGATTGTGCACTCTTTGGACGCGAGCTGGGAAGGAAAGTGttcgacctcgacgacgagcaAGGAGATGCTGGAGTTGGGTCTACTGAAGCTCACGCCTGCTGAGGCGTTCAAGGCACTCATACAGTAG